Proteins encoded within one genomic window of Rhinolophus sinicus isolate RSC01 linkage group LG14, ASM3656204v1, whole genome shotgun sequence:
- the RBIS gene encoding ribosomal biogenesis factor isoform X3: MAKNKRRGPKSRNVFHIASQKHFKVKSKAKPVTTNLKKINIANDDQVKRVNKAFIDIQKELAHFSKGLSLEPLQKQLIPQPCQENEAVNVDEATRLMAQL, encoded by the exons ATGGCCAAGAACAAACGGAGAGGGCCCAAGTCCAGGAACGTGTTTCACATAGCCAGCCAAAAACACTTTAAggtgaaaagcaaagcaaaaccagTCACCACAAACCTTAAGAAG ataaacaTTGCGAATGATGACCAAGTTAAGAGAGTGAATAAAGCTTTTATAGATATCCAAAAGGAACTCGCACACTTCTCAAAAGGCCTTTCCCTTGAACCTCTGCAGAAACAGCTG ATTCCTCAGCCGTGCCAGGAAAACGAAGCCGTTAATGTTGACGAGGCCACAAGGTTAATGGCTCAGTTGTAA
- the RBIS gene encoding ribosomal biogenesis factor isoform X2, with protein sequence MEGGCRSAKSCTTMAKNKRRGPKSRNVFHIASQKHFKVKSKAKPVTTNLKKINIANDDQVKRVNKAFIDIQKELAHFSKGLSLEPLQKQLIPQPCQENEAVNVDEATRLMAQL encoded by the exons acCATGGCCAAGAACAAACGGAGAGGGCCCAAGTCCAGGAACGTGTTTCACATAGCCAGCCAAAAACACTTTAAggtgaaaagcaaagcaaaaccagTCACCACAAACCTTAAGAAG ataaacaTTGCGAATGATGACCAAGTTAAGAGAGTGAATAAAGCTTTTATAGATATCCAAAAGGAACTCGCACACTTCTCAAAAGGCCTTTCCCTTGAACCTCTGCAGAAACAGCTG ATTCCTCAGCCGTGCCAGGAAAACGAAGCCGTTAATGTTGACGAGGCCACAAGGTTAATGGCTCAGTTGTAA
- the E2F5 gene encoding transcription factor E2F5 produces MAAAESASSGQPAPPGQAQGPRPAQLGGPAGGSSRHEKSLGLLTSKFVSLLQEAKDGVLDLKAAADTLAVRQKRRIYDITNVLEGIDLIEKKSKNSIQWKGVGAGCNTKEVIDRLRCLKAEIEDLERKERELDQHKLWLQQSVRNVMDASVSNSTFSYVTHEDICNCFHGDTLLAIQAPSGTQLEVPIPEMGQNGQKKYQINLKSHSGPIHVLLINKESSSSKPVVFPVPPPDDLTQPSSQPSTPLSPQKASAATQSLPEQHASERSQSLQQTAATDLPAAASISGDIIDELMSSDVFPLLRLSPTPADDYNFNLDDNEGVCDLFDVQILNY; encoded by the exons ATGGCGGCGGCCGAGTCCGCGAGCTCCGGGCAGCCGGCGCCGCCGGGCCAGGCTCAGGGCCCGCGGCCGGCGCAGCTCGGGGGCCCGGCGGGCGGCAGCAGCCGGCACGAGAAGAGCCTGGGGCTGCTCACCAGCAAGTTCGTGTCGCTGCTGCAGGAGGCCAAGGACGGCGTGCTGGACCTCAAGGCG GCTGCAGACACTTTGGCTGTGCGGCAAAAGAGAAGAATTTATGATATCACCAATGTCTTGGAAGGAATTGACTTGattgaaaaaaagtcaaaaaacagTATCCAATGGAA AGGTGTAGGTGCTGGTTGTAACACTAAAGAGGTCATAGATAGACTGAGATGCCTCAAAGCTGAAATTGAAGATCTGGAACGGAAGGAAAGAGAGCTTGACCAGCACAAGCTGTGGCTACAGCAGAGCGTCCGGAATGTGATGGACGCCTCCGTCAGCAATAG TACGTTTTCCTATGTGACTCATGAGGACATCTGCAATTGCTTTCATG GTGATACACTTTTGGCCATTCAAGCACCTTCGGGAACACAGCTGGAGGTACCTATTCCGGAAATG GGTCAGAATGGACAAAAGAAATACCAGATCAATCTAAAGAGTCATTCGGGACCCATCCACGTGCTGCTTATAAATAAAGAGTCCAGTTCGTCCAAGCCTGTGGTTTTTCCTGTGCCCCCACCCGACGACCTCACACAGCCTTCCTCTCAGCCCTCCACGCCCTTGAGTCCACAGAAGGCCAGCGCGGCCACTCAGAGTCTGCCTGAGCAGCACGCCTCGGAAAGAAGCCAGAGTCTGCAGCAGACAGCAGCCACAGACTTACCTGCAG CGGCATCTATTAGTGGAGATATCATTGATGAGTTAATGTCTTCTGATG TGTTTCCTCTCTTACGGCTTTCTCCTACCCCAGCAGACGACTACAACTTTAATTTAGATGATAATGAAGGAGTTTGTGATCTCTTTGACGTCCAGATACTAAATTATTAG